The nucleotide sequence tatataggtaggtatatgatgggtcagggtgacgtcctggttatattatataggtaggtatatgatgggtcagggtgacgtcctggttatattatataggtaggtatatgatgggtcagggtgacgtcctggttatattatataggtaggtatatgatgggtcagggtgacgtcctggttatattatataggtaggtatatgatgggtcagggtgacgtcctggttatattatataggtaggtatatgatgggtcagtgacgtcctggttatattatataggtaggtatatgatgggtcagggtgacgtcctggttatatatataggtaggtatatgatgggtcagggtgacgtcctggttatattatataggtaggtatatgatgggtcaggggtgacgtcctggttatattatataggtaggtatatgatgggtcaggggtgacgtcctggttatattatataggtaggtatatgatgggtcagggtgacgtcctggttatattatataggtaggtatatgatgggtcagggtgacgtcctggttatattatataggtaggtatatgatgggtcagggtgacgtcctggttatattatataggtaggtatatgatgggtcagggtgacgtcctggttatattatataggtaggtatatgatgggtcagggtgacgtcctggttatattatataggtaggtatatgatgggtcagggtgacgtcctggttatattatataggtaggtatatgatgggtcagggtagcgtcctggttatattatataggtaggtatatgatgggtcagggtgacgtcctggttatattatataggtaggtatatgatgggtcagggtgacgtcctggttatattatataggtaggtatatgatgggtcagggtgacgtcctggttatattatataggtaggtatatgatgggtcagggtgacgtcctggttatattatataggtaggtatatgatgggtcagggtgacgtcctggttatattatataggtaTATGATGGGTAGGGTAAGcgtcctggttatattatataggtaggtatatgatgggtcagggtggcgtcctggttatattatataggtaggtatatgatgggtcagggtgacgtcctggttatattatataggtaggtatatgatgggtcagggtgacgtcctggttatattatataggtaggtatatgatgggtcagggtgacgtcctggttatattatataggtaggtatatgatgggtcagggtgacgtcctggttatattatataggtaggtatatgatgggtcagggtgacgtcctggttatattatataggtaggtatatgatgggtcagggtgacgtcctggttatattatataggtaggtatatgatgggtcagggtggcgtcctggttatattatataggtaggtatatgatgggtcagggtgacgtcctggttatattatataggtaggtatatgatgggtcaggtgacgtcctggttatattatataggtaggtatatgatgggtcaggggtgacgtcctggttatattatataggtaggtatatgatgggtcaggggtgacgtcctggttatattatataggtaggtatatgatgggtcagggtgacgtcctggttatattatataggtaggtatatgatgggtcaggtgacgtcctggttatattatataggtaggtatatgatggtctggttatattatataggtaggtatatgatgggTCGGGGAcgtcctggttatattatataggtaggtatatgatgggtcagggtgacgtcctggttatattatataggtaggtatatgatgggtcaggggtgacgtcctggttatattatataggtaggtatatgatgggtcagggtgacgtcctggttatattatataggtaggtatatgatgggtcagggtgacgtcctggttatattatataggtaggtatatgatgggtcagggtgacgtcctggttatattatataggtaggtatatgatgggtcagggtgacgtcctggttatattatataggtaggtatatgatgggtcagggtgacgtcctggttatattatataggtaggtatatgatgggtcagggtgatgtcctggttatattatataggtaggtatatgatgggtcagggtgatgtcctggttatattatataggtaggtatatgatgggGCAGGGGTCAGGGTTAAAGGTTAAACCTGTACTCACGGGGCAGGGGTTAAAGGTTAAACCTGTGCTCACGGGGCAGGGTTAAAGGTTAAACCTGTACTCACGGGGCAGGGGTTAAAGGTTAAACCTGTActcacagggcagggcaggatgacATCCTTGTGTCCGGCCAGGTCAGCGATGTGTCGGTACAGGGGCACTCCCTTCTCTGCTGCTCCTGCCTTGCAGACCGCCAGAGACACGCCCAGGATGGCATTGGCTCCAAACTTAGCTACAGGAGGGGGAGGCCAAGAGATTTAAACCGTGATTCTCTCCCCTCCAGTTGTATGTTGCAGCTTATTCAAGGGAGCACGGACATATTACCCAGAGATGTCTTAGTAGGAAGTGATCTAACTTTCAATGTTAATAGAGAGAATTAAAGGAATCAAGTGAATCAAAGGAATCAAGTGAATCAAAGGAATCAAGTGAATCAAAGGAATCAAGTGAATCAAAGGAATCAAGTGAATCAAAGGAATCAAGTGAATTAAAGGAATCAAGTGAATTAAAGGAATCAAGAGGATGAGAGACGTACATTTGTTCTCAGTTCCGTCCAACTCCAGCATGAATTTGTCAATCTTCTCCTGGTCAACAACACTGAACTTCTTCTCAATCAGTTTGGCAGCGATGTCCTTGTTCACATGATCCACAGCCTTAACGGTACCTTTAGAGATAGAAAGAATGATTTGATATTTAGAGAGAGGGCCTTCATGGAACACACTGTGAGACCAGACCTAACGATCACAGAGACACTGGAGATCTCCTTTCTATACAATGGTCTCATCTGTGACAGCAGCTCCATTTCTATGCATATGGGCAGTTCATAAATAAATGGAAAAAGGTACCACCTAATGTGCTGGAGTAACTATACTCTTAGCAGGGAAGGTTGTAGtactagtaacagtagtagtaaggCAGCCCCCTTAGTAGTAGTGACAAGCTCAGAAGCAGCAGTAgaagcaacagcagcaacagcagtagcaacagcaacagcaacagcagtaactgtagcaacagcagtagtaactgtagcaacagcagtagtaactgtagcaacagcagtagtaactgtagcaacagcagtagtaactgtagcaacagcagtagtaactgtagcaacagcagtagtaactgtagcaacagcagtagtaactgtagcaacagcagtagtaactgtagcaacagcagtagtaactgtagcaacagcagtagtaactgtagcaacagcagtagtaactgtagcaacagcagtagtaaCTGTAGCAACAGCAGTAACTGCCGGCTCGGGATTTGAACcacgacctttcggttactggcctaacaTTCTtaacgctaggctacctgttgctAGGCTACCTATCTGACTACTTCAAAATGATGAAAGTCCTCAACGTCCCTGCCCATGCTAAAACAAGCTTTGGGCCAAGTGCACCATCTATCCACCTCTATGGATCGGACTCACCTTTCCCCAGGTAGCGAGACTTGTCTCCATCTCTCAGCTCCAGAGCCTCATGGACACCGGTAGAGGCACCACTGGGCACGGCTGCCCTGAAACGgcctgaacacagagagagacagagaggttagactgCTGGGTCGGTgaacaacagagagacacacacagagagagagacagagagagacacacacagagagagagacacacagagagagagacagagagacagagagacagagagacagagagacagagagacagagagagacagagagagagagagagagagacacacagagagagagagagacacagagagagagagagagacacacagagagagagagagacacagagagagagagagagacacacagagagagagagagagacacacagagagagagagagacacacagagagagagagagacacacagagagagagagagagagacacacagagagagagagagagacacacagagagagagagagagagagacacacagagagagacagagagagagacacagagagagagacacagagagagagacagagagagacacacacagagagagacagagagagagagacacacacacagagagagagagagacacacacacagagagagagagacacacacacagagagagagagagacacacacacagagagagagagagacacacacacagagagagagagacacacacacagagagagagacacacacacagagagagagagacacacagagagagagagagacacacacagagagagagagagacacacacagagagagagagagagacacacagagagagagagagacacacacagagagagagagagacacacagagagagagagacacacagagagagagagagagacacacagagagagagagagagacacacacagagagagagagacagagagagagacagagacacacacagagagagagacagagagagagagagacagagagagagagagacagagagagagagagacagagagacagacagagagacagagacagagagacagacagagagacagagacagagagacagagacagagagacagagacagagagacagagacagagagacagagacagagagacagacagagagacagagacagagagacagacagagagacagacagagagacagacagagagacagacagagagacagacagagagacagacagagagacagacagagagacagaagttAGACTGCTGGGTCGGTGAACAACATtgtggtacagtatgtttgtatgtaAACACTGTGTGCACCTTTAGCGGTGTAGAGGTCCACCTCCACGGTGGGGTTTCCTCTGGAGTCGAGGATCTCTCGGGCATGGATCTTAGTGATAGACatcctgactagagagagagagaggcatggatctTAATGATAGACatcctgactagagagagaggtatggatcTTAATGATGGACatcctgactagagagagagagaggcatggatctTAGTGATAGACatcctgactagagagagagaggcatggatctTAATGATAGACatcctgactagagagagagagaggcatggatctTAATGATGGACATCctgactagagagagggaggtatggaTCTTAATGATAGACATCCTGACTAGAGAGAGGTATGGATCTTAATGATAGACatcctgactagagagagagagaggcatggatctTAATGATAGACatcctgactagagagagagagagagaggtatggatcTTAATGATGGACatcctgactagagagagagagagaggtatggatcTTAATGATGGACatcctgactagagagagagagaggtatggatcTTAATGATGGACatcctgactagagagagagagagaggtatggatcTTAATGATGGACatcctgactagagagagagaggcatggatctTAATGATAGACatcctgactagagagagagagagaggcatggatctTAATGATGGACATCctgactagagagagggaggtatggaTCTTAATGATAGACatcctgactagagagagagagagagaggtatggatcTTAATGATAGACatcctgactagagagagagagaggcatggatctTAATGATAGACatcctgactagagagagaggcatggatctTAATGATGGACatcctgactagagagagagagagaggcatggatctTAATGATAGACatcctgactagagagagaggcatggatctTAATGATGGTCATCCTGACTAGAGGGGTGGTAGAGAGAAAACTGAAGTTCTAAATGTTCTCTTCTGTTTGCTCTGAGCCAATCAGAACACAGGTCAGCGTCTCCTAGCAATCTTCTGTAGTCTGACCACTACAGTGTTTAGTATGGAGATTCAGGACTCATCTAGATATCTGTCATGTTATAGTGTCTGACAGCAttggcagcgccattgaggctacaacccataggaatccccacacagttgactactttaaaatggcaaTGACGCTGCCAATGCGAAAACGTCCTTTCTGGCCAatagaggcctctatcattctctatggtgtGACCTGAGGTAGGCAGTATGTTGTAGCTTCATGTTCTCATCAGTGtaatctgtccctctccccacaCCGTAGGTCCTCCTCTACGCATCTCACACCCAGCCAGCCTATCAGAGAGCAGTGAGGTCACAGCTGACCAACGGCAGGCCAGGACATTCAGATCACGGTttagagagagatatactagaATATTTAGCTGCTCCCCCTGCAGAACCTACCACCACCACTTTCTCTGCCTGCctcggcctgcctgcctgcctgccctgcctcggcctgcctgccctgcctcggcctgcctgccctgcctcggcctgcctgccctgcctcggcctgcctgcctgcctattaAATCTGAGCTGGACACTAAGCTGTCTCCACACGGTCTCTCGGCCCAGAGTGCAGCTGTGTGAAGTGCTCCCCCAAGAGCAGAGCAGGGGGGTGTACAGCGATGTCCTGAATGCTCTAAAGACTGCTATTAATAAACACAAGATATTGTGAAATGTATATGTGCTGCGTACAGTAtgttgtgtgtccagtgtgtccagtatgttgtgtgtactgtatgttgtgtacagtatgttgtgtgtcagtgtgtcagtgtgtactgcatgttgtgtgtcagtgtgtactgcatacagtatgttgtgtgtcagtgtgtactgcatactgtatgttgtgtgtcagtgtgtactgcatactgtatgttgtgtgtcagtgtgtcagtgtgtactgCATACAGTATGTTGCGTGTCAGTGTGTactgcatactgtatgttgtgtgtcagtgtgtcagtgtgtactgcatgttgtgtgtcagtgtgtactgcatactgtatgttgtgtgtcagtgtgtactgcatacagtatgttgtgtgtcagtgtgtcagtgtgtactgcatgttgtgtgtcagtgtgtactgcatacagtatgttgtgtgtcagtgtgtcagtgtgtactgcatgttgtgtgtcagtgtgtactgcatacagtatgttgtgtgtactgcatacagtatgttgtgtGGTCTGCATATAGCTAGTGTGTGGTTAgcagttaatgtgtgtgtgtgaagcgttGTAGAGCCTCATTGACCCTTCCCCTTTCAGTTTGACCTTTCACTACATTCACAAGAGATTTGAGTTTGACCTTTCACCAGCGGTCAGGGTTTGAGG is from Oncorhynchus keta strain PuntledgeMale-10-30-2019 unplaced genomic scaffold, Oket_V2 Un_contig_7008_pilon_pilon, whole genome shotgun sequence and encodes:
- the LOC127926154 gene encoding beta-enolase-like, which produces MSITKIHAREILDSRGNPTVEVDLYTAKGRFRAAVPSGASTGVHEALELRDGDKSRYLGKGTVKAVDHVNKDIAAKLIEKKFSVVDQEKIDKFMLELDGTENKSKFGANAILGVSLAVCKAGAAEKGVPLYRHIADLAGHKDVILPCPVSTGLTFNPCPVSTGLTFNPAP